TAATTGTTTCGGGAAACGTTTGTACATACACTTGTCGTTTGATATTTTGCATTGCAATGTGtttattgtattattgtttCTTAGTCCCATGTCTTACACTGACTATTCACTTATGTTTTGTGATGTGACCTCTAAGAATGGTGTTCTTCAAAAAGTAGGCTACTGCAACCTGGTGTAGGCTATCACTATATGACAAAGGCTTATATAACCAATTGCAGGGGGCACATGTTTTAAAAACGGTTAATTAATCCATAATAAAATATGTCTGGAGAACATTCTTTTATATTTTCTTAAAATATATAAAGAAGGCCGCGAATGGTGTAGATATAGACCTATGTCCAATGAATCATTATCTTGTTATGTGTGCATACGTGAACAATCTCCCATAATTTACCACATGGTCCATTAATCTGTTTTTCAAAGACCTGTCAAAAATAACTCTAAACTGCTCTAATGGAATTCATAAATGCTATGGCTGCAGTAAATGCTGTAATAGCAGAGGTGCGCACCTTTGACGATAAAAACATTTGGCACAGCTTCAAAAGTGAGGCAAAGAAGAGTATCGTCGAATATTGGGCCACTAGGGGGCATTGTCCTGCCTACTCTCTTCCCTACCGATGACTGATACTGTCTTCCATTCTCGGCAACATCGAGATCAATATAATACAGTCAGTGAAGTGAACAGTATAGAGCACCGTTTTAGAATGAGCGCAATTTCAATGAATTATTTAGGCATCATCCAGAGTGTCTGACACTTACACAATTTCCAACTCCAAAAATACATAGGGTTGGGCCATTCATACTTTATCATCATTGGCCTTTAATCTATACATTAACAAAAAATATTGAATCACGCAGTCAATATTAACTTTTTCAATTCGCCTGTCTATGGAGGACCTAACCTGCCATTGTCACAAAGGTCATTTTCTACATACGGGCTGTTAAACATTTGACTTCAAGTAATTGTATTTGCTGTAATTTTTGGGCTGACTGTGGTGATGAACTTAAGAGCTCAGTATATTGACAGGCTTATAAAGAGCTGACATGCCACTTGGAATAGACTACCCTCCTTGACAAGCATGAGCCCTCAGTTTCCATTAGGTCTGTTTGGCTGCAAGTGTTTCCTAGCACAGTTGCTGCCCTCTTGTGTTTCAGGGACACATTGCTAGTCTTGAAAGGTAGAGGTCTGCTGTTGATTTCTAATATATCCAGGACCTTATAATTATTAGACCTTATCTCAAAGTGTTACTCTCAGCAAGTCcataatcataatacatattgggggggacacatcccccccaatattcaaatctggtcaaaatatattaataaattgatataaaaatataaatgtgctacgttacgacaggcaaccacgcacgctgtccgaaattataattgtaaacatttttgttgtcccccccaatgttgactccatggctacggccttgactGTCAGTCTTGTGATATCCAAAAATGTTGACTGACAGATTACACTTCATTCCAGCAGGTGGTAGGTGTTTGACTGAGTCCCAGGAGTACTAATGAACATGGACATGTGATTTTATGATACATTTCTGTATGATAGCCAAGATGAGAAACCTTCCAGATGCCTGGACTTTATATTATACTGCAGTATAATTTAGCAGTCTTCACGGAAGTGGCTAGAAGGCAATTGTATTAGCACCTACTACCAGAGAGTATAGGCCTACCACAGTTGTTCTGTCCTTCCATATTTTACTCCTAATCATAGCATATCTATcccaataaataagaactgggAGGAGGTCCATAAGTGCacattgaatgttttttttttatcattttgAAAACATTTACAACTAtttaagacaaaaaaaaagttacaaacGGATTGACCTGCAGTTTTCATCCATTTTCCAAATGTTACATAAATAAAACTCATATTTATAAATATCTCTTTTATAAACatataaatagtttttttttttataacataaatacatttatgcAGGAATGAAGTACATGAAtgtacagcagcagcaacaataTACAGCTTTGCAGTTTGTGTTTTTTACACCATTGTCCTCCATCttgtagtgtgtgggtgtgggtgtatgtgtgtgtgtgttggtcttttTATGTTGTACATATGGGTTTTCTAGCGTTGTTGTCTCAGTCCTCGTTAATGCTGGTCATGGTGGCTTTTCGTACCAAAAAATCCATCACTTTGTAGGTTTTCCCTCAGGTGAGGACAAACTGAATCCAAGTTGTCCGAACCCATCGTCAGAACTGcccggagagaaaagagagaggagatgtatGGTTACACTAAGAAAGCATTTATTTGTGCCTTTAAAATAGTCCTTAGTCAACCTTCCATAAATTGTAGTGTTATGATGTGTACATTCAtagtctctgtacaaatgataTCTGCTATACCACATGTCCACAGTCTGTGCTTCTTGAACCAAACCTAGCACCTGATACTATCCAATGTGTTGTCAGAGGAAACAGCTGTGAAACAGTGAGTTACAAACACACTCAGTGAGTCACAATGTTTGCAGGCGCCACAAACGTCACCCCCGTACAAGGATTTCACTATTACATGACCACAAGATTGGCCCAAGGCCTCTGGCTACTGTGTGTCACCTGGCCTCCTTGATACTTCATCctttctacctcccctctaaTGTGACCTTGTAACGTTCTtacaacatgaacacacaacagTTGTCTTGACTacgcttagtgtgtgtgtgtgtgtgtgtgtgcgcgcatgtcaGCTTTTAAGTCTGGGAAATCTACTCATCTTCCACCAAGAAATATAGGTCTGTAATGAAAGTCACTTGACAATGACTGTGTTGGCTATCTATGCAGTTTCATAACATGAACTTTTGCCCCCATCTATAATAACACCAGACTTTCATCTAGCAGATTTGATCATTTATGATGACGTGGATAGACGTCCTTACCTCATCTTGGCGTTTACACTGCACACCGTGCACTAAATCTATGGGATTTGTCTCCTTAAAAACAGCTGGTTCTGTCACTTCAGTTAGTTTAGGACACACTGTTCAGTTCTAAAGTGTACTTCTACAGGAAAGCTATTGGGCTTTTAGACACGATATAAGGAGGAAGTTACTTGTTGCAGAGTAGTTACAACACGgtatgacagagagagggacattttACCTCACTGCATGTTCATGTGACCTCATCGTCTCAACAGACAAATTAAATCAGATTATAGATACATTCTGTTCATTCATTTGGTTTATGACTTGGCATTTGTCATGTCCTTCCTCCTGTCTGCGTTCGTTTGTAATTTATTAACTGCATTTCGTCAGATAGGTATTGTCGAATAGCACTAGGCCTATTACTTTTCGTAAATGATGAATGAATAATTATTAATCACGTATCAGATAGTCACTACAAACTGCGATACCGTTTGATGTTGTTTTCTATTGGTCATTTAGGCGATTTGCGAGGAAGGGACACATACCCACACTATTGGCTGCTCCATCTCCTAACAGCCCATGCCGCTAATGGTGCCTATTCTGTCCATCTTGTGTCCGAAGCATCCGCTCCCGTTCCGGGACCCAGCCCCTCCTTTCTTGgtgttctgtttgtgtctccGCCCGCTGGGCTGGTCGTTCAGCAGGCGCGCCCACATCCCCTTGGCGCGAGTGTCCATGCGCAGATCTCGAAGCAAGCGTACTCGAGAACGGAcagtctccagcctcctctcctgttcatcCGACTCCAGAAACTCCGCCAACTCTTCCCCCAGCAAACTTCTAAGAGACTAGGATACAAATACATGATATTCCAGTTATGCAAAACCCACTTCCTTAAATAGCCTAAACAACAAGCAATTTATTGTTACCTGATTGAAAATATAAAAGGCTAAATTGAGATGCGAAGATAAAAAAGCCTGCACTCGCAAACTACAAACCGAACATTTTTACGTTCCAGTGTTCCCGAAATCTAAATACAGTCTATCCACATAAAGCATTTTCCTTAAGCCACCTCTATCATGGacgcacaagggttaaaatattAGTACTGTCTACACTTTATCCAAATGTTAGAACTTGAAGATACTGAAAAGGCAGTAGGCTATTTAATAAGCTAACCTTCATACAGGTCTATCTCGGAACCGTGTAGCTACATCTATTTTCGATATAGAAAATTGTGCTTTTGAAATTGCGTCAGAAAGCAAAACAGGTGCACAATGCAATATAGATCTTCTCGTGCAGAAAGCTACGCTTTCAATAAATATGTTGTCTTAAACTGTTTTTTAATCAGTCTTAATTTAGTGACTTTGCTTGTAGGCGAAAATTGGTGCTGAAATAGTGAAGCATTCAAGTCGCCGTTTCACCTGTTATGTTGATGCGCTTTTGTACACTCATCAGACGAAGCAAAACATTTTCAATGCAACTTGCAACGAAAACAGTTCGTACTTATTGATGTCCTAGTTTTCTTTCATTAAAGCAACGCAGATTCCAGTTTTATATGGATTTAATCGATGTCCTTTGTTTCATCCTTCTTGCCAGCGCGCAATCTGCAGTTGACTGCAGGCGCGCTTGGGTACCCGGACAGGGTAAAAATGTTGCGTAGGAAACTCTTGGATAATTTCAATACGTGACCTTTCTGGAAGCACATCTGCTTAACAAACCCTCATCACTTTATGTTTCTACATTGGCCTATAGTTAAACTGTACAAAACGTTACATCTAATTGTGTAAGGATGACCAATTCCATCTATGTCCGAACACATCTGTTCATTCAACACACTTTGCTTGGATGACATAATGGCCATCACAAACCTTAACAACAATAGTCGTCTGATAGATTGATAACACTGGCAATCCTTTTTGGTTTCGATATATCATTCAAATCAGTAAAATAGTCTCACcttctgttgtgcctgtgttaAAGGTTTTGCCCCAGTCTTAACTGACAGCAAGGTGATAATAAGTCCACAAGCCACCAAATGCAAGAAGTTCATCCTGACAAGCTTGGTAGCCTATGTGAGTCCTCTGTGGTAAAGTTCAAAACGTTAAACCTTATCGGCTGATAAACTTTATTTGCCCCGGCTGCTCCTTACTCCAAGCTTCTCAAGTGCCTCTCTAACTCTGTGAATTACTACTCATGGCTTTATAGCTCACCACTGGTGATGTCATGATAACCTGAGTAATGGCCCAGCCTCCTTTAGTTCTAAACCTTGCcaaatgtgcccccccccccccctattgtACCTGCGTCTTGAGGAGCGCGTCATACACATGTATAATTAAATGATTCTAGTTCTGGTCATTGTTGATCAAAAAAATCGAATCAGACCAAAGAATCAAACCACCGGACCTTTGAGTGACGCAAAACGATTGGACTAAATGTGCTTTGTGTGTACACTTTGAGATGCCA
The sequence above is drawn from the Osmerus eperlanus chromosome 24, fOsmEpe2.1, whole genome shotgun sequence genome and encodes:
- the nppc gene encoding C-type natriuretic peptide, with the protein product MNFLHLVACGLIITLLSVKTGAKPLTQAQQKSLRSLLGEELAEFLESDEQERRLETVRSRVRLLRDLRMDTRAKGMWARLLNDQPSGRRHKQNTKKGGAGSRNGSGCFGHKMDRIGTISGMGC